In Lolium rigidum isolate FL_2022 chromosome 7, APGP_CSIRO_Lrig_0.1, whole genome shotgun sequence, the DNA window GAAATGATCTTCAGCCTTTCTTTGGCTGGGCCTTGCATTATGGAGTTTAGACAATATCCTAAAGGCAGTTGGCGTGCTCCAAGTATGGTCAGTGGAACTGATGAAACTAGCATCCAAGATCCACAATGCATTAGGAAAGCTGTCTTCCTTCCTCCTCGGTCGATGTTACTGATGTCTGGAGAAGGCCGATATGCTTGGCAtcactatataccacaccataagGTATCTGGCATTTAAGTTAATGTTTTGCTCCTGCTCTGAACACAACAATTCATACACAATAGTACGACTATTAACTGGTATTTTTTGCAAACTTTGAACAGTTAAGATGTCTTGCTCCTACTCTAAATATACCATTTTCACATACAATAATTTGACTTTTTACATAAATTGATTAGTACAGTAGCTTCAGTTTTGCTTTGTTCGGCAGACTGTATGTGTTGGATAAAGTACCTAGTCCACTTTGGCAATTCTTCCGCTGTATCTAGTACCAAAATGCGACATAGTATAGTAGTTGAATGCAATCTCTTTTCTTGTAGATTGATGATGTGGCTGGTCAAGTCATTAAAAGAAGTTTGCGGCGGGTTTCTTTCACATTCCGAAAGGTCAGCTCTCAATTGGACACTCGTTTCACTGAACAGTTTAGAATTTTATGGCATCCTAGTATTCATATTATATGGTTCTTGGGTTTGCAAGTACCCGTCTGGCTGCAGTTATAAGAGTACCTTATCTGGGTTGACATTTCAGGTGAGGATGGGCCTTTGTGATTGTGAATATGGGCAATTTTGTGATTCTCAGAGTAAGTAAGATATCAAGATTGGCTTAAAGCTAAAATTTTGGACATCGGCTGCTAAATCATTGGCGAACCCACTATAACTTATCACAGGATGGTGGTCTTGTTGGTGTTCTTTGATAGTATAATCCCACCAACTAAGGGAAGTCAGCTGAAGCAATAGAGTGTTGAGCAAACTAGTGGATAGCTACTGCAACTTCATACATTGTAGCAGACTAATTTTGGGTCTGACATTCTCGAATGAGCATGTAGTTTGCCACTGGTACCCGATTTAAACAATTGAGAGATATTTTTATATTATTTAGATGATAACAGATCATCATTGATTGTCAAATTGTTGATGTTATTGTGGAATTCAATTGTATTAGTCTTTCACTGCTGGGGTCATTTCTTGCTGGTTGTTTCATCTGAACTTGAGTGCGGTCATGTCCTCTGAGATTTCAGTGTCTGTTGCTGGTTTTCTTGAGTGAAGGACTGAAGGTGCTAATGTTTTGTTGAGAAAAGgcgctactgatcctatgcttctGGTTGTACGCAATTTCAAATATTTTATTACAAAAtgcagaaaagaaaaaacatgcAAACCTTTACATTGGGTAATCATCTGATCCTAATTTGTCATGCATATTTGTAGTGCAGAAGAGAATCAAGAGATATTTGCATAATCATATTTCCTGTATAAATGTGTCATAGTTTGTCATAGTTTTCTTTAAGTTGAGACTTTACATTGAGGTTTACAGCTCCTGTCACCAGTAACTAGTATTAAGAAGAAAAAAATTGATGTACACTTCAGTCAAGGTCGCATACCCACATGCCAGTCTTAGAATTAACACTGTCAAAACATGATGCTACACTGTCTGTGACATGGATAACTTGTCAATGTTCAGTAGTCACTGTAAGGTTACAgcttggccacctgcaaggctgcaATTGGTTCTGCACTTCTGCATCCAGCACATCATGGTCTGGATCCCAGCCTCTTGTTTCGTTTCTCTTGGATGCATATATTGTTGTCCCGCTGCACATGTTTACCTTTTGTAGGgtgagaaatctttccttccatcCAGTCAAAAAATCCAAAGGAGCTGCACGAATTCTGGGAGAAGTCATGCTAGAGCAGATAACAGGAAATTGAATCCGTCAGAGCATGAGCCAGCTGTAATCTCTAGGTATCAACAAAACTGCAATGTATTCGTACCAGAATGCCAAATATCCCCATCAAGCATCAGTAATATGTTCTCATTTTCAAGATAATCTCCAGGTATCGACAAAACTGCAATCTATTTGTACCAGAATGTCAAATATCCCCATCAAGCATCAGTAATATGTTCTCATTTTCAGGATAATTTTGGCTTCTCTCGATAGACCTGTCCTGTAATGCTGGACTTTGGACTTCGATCCAACTTGAACCTGCTTTTTTCATCAACCTTCTTAACCTCATCTCTTTTCTCAAACTATCAGCGCCACTCCAGTTACCTTCAGCAGCAAATAACTGCGATAGCAAAGCATTGTAGCCTGCATGACCATACTGCTTCTCGATGTTGAGCACCTTCTCAGTCGCCCATGCTGCTAACTCCATCTTGCCCTGTGCTTTGCAGGATGCAAGAAGCGATCCCCAGATAGCAATGAAGTTCCCATCCTCACCCAAGCTTTCTACAAAGTCGTATGCTTCGTCCGCCCTCCCGGCTTTAGCCAACAAGTCCACAATACAGCAATGGTGCTGAGGAGTGGCTGAAAGTCCAAATGTTTCCATTGACCTGTACAAAGAAAGACCTTCATCGACCAGTCCAGAGTAATTACATGCTGAAATGGCCGCCAAGAAGGTCACAGCGTCAGGCTTTAACCCCTTGTCTTGCATCAAGTAGAAGAGGGATAGTGCTCTCTCGCCGAAACCGTGCTGACCAAGGCCAGAAATCATCGTCGTGTAGGTGACAGTGCTCTTCTCCGTCATGCCACCAAAGACATTTTCTGCGGCAGAAATCTCCCCACACTTGGAGTACATATCGACAAGAGCTGTACCGACAAATACATTGGTATCCAAAGAATGGCGCAGAGCAAAAGAATGGATCTGCTTCCCCGCACATACACCTCCTCCAACAGGGTCACACGCAGGAAGCACTGAAGCAAGTGTTACCGAAGTAGGTTCCACACCTGCCTGAATCATCGCCCGGAATGCTAAGACCGCCTGTTCAGGCTGGCCACTCTGTGTGTACCCTGCTATCATGGCATTCCAAGTGACCTCATCTCTGCCAGTCCCATGGCTATCAAACACTTTCTGGGCCATGTCCACACGACCAGATTTGGAGTACATGTCAATTAGATAGCTCTCCAAGCCCTCACCCTCAATGCCATGCCTGATGAGATAACCGTGTGATTGCTTACCAATCTGAAGGTCTCCCGTATTGGAAGCTGCAGACAGCGCTGCAGTCAACGTCACCGCATCAGGAACGAAGCCTGACTTCTGCATCTGGTAAACGAGCAACAGGCCCTCGAAGTCGAAATCATTTTGCACAAAAGCAGTGACCATGGTGTTCCAAGAAACAATGTCCTTCTCTGGCAGCCGATCGAACAGCTCAAATGCAGTTTGGACATTGCCGCACCTGGAGTACATCACAGCAAGCGCGTTACCGAGTATCACGGGCAGCTCGCTGCGCAACCCTTTCATCAAGTAGCAATGCAGTTGCTGACCCAGCCTGCCATCCTGTGACTGCGAGGCCGCCGTGATGGCTGACAAGAAGGTCACTACATCCGGCGGAACCGCTTTAGACCCCAGTATCTGGGTAAAAAGATCTATGGCCTCAGAGAACCGCCCGTTCTGCACGTACCCAGTGATCATCGTGTTCCAAACCTCGATGTTCTTCTTCGCAGCGCGGTCGAAGACCGTCCGAGCTGACTGCACATCCCCGGTCTCGGAGAACATGCCGATCGCGGAGCTGACGACGAAGAGATCGTTGACGTACTCCACCCCATGCTTTATCAGCAGACCGTAGAGCACGAATGGCCAGCTGGGGTCTACGCTTCCTGCTGCTGGGAAGATGTTGATGAAGCTGACCGGCGTGGGCCTGACGCCATCCTCCAGCATCTGCGCGAACATCTCCAGGGCTTCCTCGGGACGGCCGGTCCTGACGTACCAGCTGAAGAGTGTGTTCCAGGAAACGACGTTCCTTTTACTGGTGGGCATTGCGTCGAACAGGCTGCGGACGACGTCCACGCCGCCGGCGCCGTGGCGGTAGCGCGCGCAGGAGGCGTAGAGGTTGAGCAGCGAGTTGCGGAGGACGGCGGTGTCCGGgagcgcgcgggcgcggcggaggaggtgcGCGTGGACGGACCTGCCGTGGCGCaggcggcgggcgcgggcgcaGGCGGTGAGCGCGCAGGAGTAGGTGTAGTGGTCGGAGCGGGGCGGCGGGCGCGCGGCGCGGTTGAGGAGCGCGTAGAGGCGGAGCGCGTGGTCCGGGAGCGCGGCGGAGACGTAGGCGATGAGGAGCACGTTGCAGAGCAGCgtcggcggcgggcgcggcagcgcgtccagcagcagccgccgcgcGTGCTCGAGGCGCCCCTGCTTGCACAGCTTCTTGACctgcgtcgccgccaccgccagctgCGTCCTGGTCTTGGCATTGGTGGGGGAAGCGGGAGGCGGCGAGACGGCGCACTGAGGAGGAGCCATGGGGGTGGTGTCGCGAGGCTCCTCCTACCAGCTCTCGCTCATCTCCTCATCCCCTCTGCGCTGTTCGTGCCGGTTCGAGCAGCGAGGAGGGTGAGCCACAAACGCATCAACGGCAGAAGCGTCTTTCTCAAACCCGCTTTCCTACTCCCTCCGGTTTAAAATAATTAccgaaaatagatgtatctacacataCATACATTTTTAGGCAACTAACCTGAGGGAGTATACCTCTTTGCATAACTTTTTTCCTTTTTGAGAAAATACCTAAGTAGGATCTAAGAACGTATTAAACAACACTATATTGAATTGTATCATGGAATATGACTGAAGAAATCTACAAAGAGAGCGTGCACTATTTAGTTTCCATGGCATCTTCTCCGGCAATCAGTGGCGGATCCAGGTTATGAAAATTGGCGGTAGAGAGTTCCGAAACAGAATCGAATGGTAGAGAAGAGCAAGGAAGGGGTGGAACAAGAGATAATAACAACTTGATGTTTAATTAAAGCAATAATAAAGAGCCGCCTAGGTTTAGAAAGCTCATAAAAGTTAACTTAGAAAGAAATTAATGGAAGCTCCATCGCGGAATTCTAACCTAACAATTCAAGGAGTAGTGAAGAATGATTAGTATCACATATCATTTAATTGAAAATAATATAATACTTCATTGGGTGGGATGGGGGAACAAACCAAAATAATTGTTGTATTTGGCAAGGTTATAGATCAACAAATAAGACATGAAAGAGTAAATATACACCTACGAAATCCTTACTTCACTTACTGAATTAGAATACTTCACTATTGTCGAATAATAGTAAGATAGAGTAAAATAGTTTTTCATTGCCAATTATGCAGTAAACAATCCATTAGCCGAACTTGTGTGGAATAGTTGGTATTGCCATGCTCACCTTTGGTTCATTTTTTTTGGAGGACCTACAGATCATATTTGGATTGAAGCACAATTTAAAAGCATTTGTGTTTGTAACTTAGCAAATATCACATTTCATTTTATGAAAATCACATTTTGTTCTTTATAGTATAGTTGGGATCGCCATTCTCACCTACAGTATATTTCAAATTGAAGCACATTTTCAAATCATTGGCACCTAT includes these proteins:
- the LOC124675450 gene encoding pentatricopeptide repeat-containing protein At3g22150, chloroplastic-like, with amino-acid sequence MAPPQCAVSPPPASPTNAKTRTQLAVAATQVKKLCKQGRLEHARRLLLDALPRPPPTLLCNVLLIAYVSAALPDHALRLYALLNRAARPPPRSDHYTYSCALTACARARRLRHGRSVHAHLLRRARALPDTAVLRNSLLNLYASCARYRHGAGGVDVVRSLFDAMPTSKRNVVSWNTLFSWYVRTGRPEEALEMFAQMLEDGVRPTPVSFINIFPAAGSVDPSWPFVLYGLLIKHGVEYVNDLFVVSSAIGMFSETGDVQSARTVFDRAAKKNIEVWNTMITGYVQNGRFSEAIDLFTQILGSKAVPPDVVTFLSAITAASQSQDGRLGQQLHCYLMKGLRSELPVILGNALAVMYSRCGNVQTAFELFDRLPEKDIVSWNTMVTAFVQNDFDFEGLLLVYQMQKSGFVPDAVTLTAALSAASNTGDLQIGKQSHGYLIRHGIEGEGLESYLIDMYSKSGRVDMAQKVFDSHGTGRDEVTWNAMIAGYTQSGQPEQAVLAFRAMIQAGVEPTSVTLASVLPACDPVGGGVCAGKQIHSFALRHSLDTNVFVGTALVDMYSKCGEISAAENVFGGMTEKSTVTYTTMISGLGQHGFGERALSLFYLMQDKGLKPDAVTFLAAISACNYSGLVDEGLSLYRSMETFGLSATPQHHCCIVDLLAKAGRADEAYDFVESLGEDGNFIAIWGSLLASCKAQGKMELAAWATEKVLNIEKQYGHAGYNALLSQLFAAEGNWSGADSLRKEMRLRRLMKKAGSSWIEVQSPALQDRSIERSQNYPENENILLMLDGDI